The DNA segment TTTCTATGCAATTAGTTGGTCACATAAACTAGCCGGTTTTGCCGATCCTTGTAATTCTTTTTTATGTACCTCTATTAAAGAGGGAGTTCATAGGTCAATCGGGCACtacattgaaaaaaagaaggaGCCTATTACACCTGAAATTCTGAACCAGATTGTACAAAAATACGGTAACAAATTCAGCACTTTAAATCATAGAAGAATCGCTTGTATGTGTCTTACAAGTTATGCAGGATTTTTAAGATTTTCCGAACTTGTTAATTTGAAAAGATCAGATATACAGTTTTATTCTACTTATGTGTCTTTATTTATCGAAAAAAGTAAGACTGATCAACACAAAGAAGGTAGTAGAGTACTGATTGCGAAGACTAGTTCTATAACATGTCCGGTATCTATGTTACACACGTATTTATTACAAGCTAACATAGCAATCGATTCTaatgaattcatttttagaGCAGTATCTTTTCGTAAGAAAACCAACACTTATGCTTTAAGGGGAAATGCTCCTCTATCTTATACAAGGGCGAGAGAGTTGTTGTTAGACGCTCTTGGATCATTAGGTctagaaaaatctaattttggTCTACACAGTTTGAGAGCAGGTGGTGCGACGGCTGCAGCATCTGCTGGTATAAATGACAGGTTATTCAAGAAACATGGAAGATGGGCTTCTGAAACTGCAAAAGATGGGTATGTTCAGGAAAACATATCAGAAAAATTAACAGTTTCTAAAAACCTTGGCAtatgaccccccttttttctttctttgtcaCTTTCGAAAGTATGCTACCCTCACAAGGAGAGCTCATTTCTGATACATGTGTTgagttttattgtataaataatttatgttcgtTTAAGTCTGGCGAATTAgaacataaaaattattttattggtttCATCATTGAGtgaattaatttcattttgaaatgccATTGGTATACACCTCAATAGCAGTATTAAGTTATAgatatttcatatcttttggACAGTTTTGTGGTGTTTCGTAAATTATACCATAGCTTTTGTTGAAACCCCCGGCATTAACCTCACGAGACGAAGTCGAGTGAGGTTGCCGCGAGGGGTTTCAACAAAAACTATGGTATAATTTACGAAACACCACaaaactttccaaaaaatatgaaatatctgttttaacCTATTGTATCTTTCGCTgttaaaaattgtgtatttcatatatttttgtttgttaacatcgaaattattttaattagaatcTGTAAAATAACCCTTTTCGGACCTTACATTTAATGCTCCGCCTACTTTTAAAACCAGCACGGGCTTCAGAAACAGCGGGTATTCAGTTTGAAAAGATTTTTCGACAGCGATGGATGCATCTTCACAGGGGTGACAACAAAAAACTGTTTAAGATTTCTGGATGAGGACACAAGAACTTTCTAGTACAGATTTCTGATATTTTGGAAGATTGCTGCAATCCCAAACTTACGTACAATTGAACTGCAAAGGGtaggtttttaaatttttattatttgttttcaaaatgttcgaaatgatttaaattttttatattaatgattTTGAGGAAATTAATTTTGACAAGAATTTGTCTGAGAGTTTGTATGAATTATTCCACTTTTAACTTTAAACCAGAAGTCAATGAGGTAGGgtggaggggtcctgatcccgcaATCCTGGGCTTTAAAACACGAAATCTCGAAATGCCGGGCTgtaaaacacgaaatcccgaggtcccgaaattcgaaaaaaagaaattcccggatcccgaaagggtcaatcccaaaATTACGAGCTTAAAACACCCgttcccggagtcccgataaaggtcctatccacCCTCGCCCATGGCGTACATTAATTAAATGGGATTTCAAAATGTTCTCGGATTAAATTCATTGGCATGCGAcgatatcattaaaaaataatcgATTATTTAGAGCTGGgatcagtttattttaaaaaaattatatattcctGTTTAGAGTAAACAAACGCTATCTATTTTAACGTCAAACAAAGAGTATAGCCTCATTAAAAGTCTAGATGTCAGCAGTGTGGTGTGGATCAGATACTTTAATAGTTGGGGGGTGGGGGGGTAAATCAAgccaacatttaaaaatattattaaataggttatttatttaccatatttaAAGTTCTTAAAAAGGGGCGTGCTTCCTGTCCTCCCTCCCCAAACCCCTAAAAACTAACTCGCCTTGCCAAACAAACGGTTAGATGTGATTTATGTAAATGTAGCTGTACAGTTGAGCCTATAGAAAGTTCAccaatttaataaacaaaaatcaacatatttttaaaccttttttgtttgttctagGAGCAAATCTtggttcatttaaaatataggACAACAGAGTTGGTGTatgtgggttcgattcccaccctaaGCAATCATTTATTTCAGCTGGTGCAAAGCGGGCAGTTTAGCTTAGTGGCCCCACACTAACTTTGTTGTTTCTATCAAAAAATTCAGGCGGCTGCGGACAGgtcttgacattttttttcttttgaattccTTATACAACAAAACCATGGtataattgtgaaaattataCCATGGATAGCTATGGTATAATTTTCGGTTATTGGGATTTATACTCGGGTTGCACTCCCATAGGTTACATTGTACAGCTATAGGTTAATATATGTTAGCATTCATCCTTTACCTGAAATTTAACACTGATGTCGTGTCATTTAAAACtgaaaggaaataaaataccTACATGACATGATAATTTCAAGCTTTACAATGATAATCAGATTAATAGAAAGTCACATAAATAATACACAACAGCTGAAGCAAATGACAgcatcaattaaattttaacgaATTGGATGAAAGCAAAAAATCGTTATTTCCTTTTAAACACGACCCATGGGAAAATTAACTTATCGACATTCAAAAGTCATTTAACCACATAGAAACAATCCGAAAGCATGTTTCTATGTAGCCATAGCAGTTTGATGAACATAATGTgtctatatacatatatatgatatatttgatttgttaaacTATATCAAAGCAAACTTTACTCTGTAAAAGATTGGAATACTGACATACCGTGATGTCAACTTTACAACAAAGTGCTGGTAAGTTTGATGATAAAGGGTACATTGCATAAGGTATTAATTGCAATTTATTGTGCATTGTTTGAGGCAATCAAATACTCGggacattttcaaaatcatataattagtatcattttttttatatcgtttTATTCTCATTTCATAAATCATGCGAATGGTTTTGTATACGCACCTAAGTCATGGCATAATAATCAGCTCGTTGGTTGTGGCATTATCAGGCAGAAGCAGACGTACACTTTTTATGTCGGGGTCAAACAAAACTGACTATTCTTGTTTGGTTTAGCTCTGGCATATTTGAAGTCCGTACGGTGACCAGTCACCTTTAGTAGTTTAAATCTGCTTAGTTTGAATACTGTTGGATAAAATGATCCATTGGCAATCGGACTATATCACCTTAATTTGTATCGCTAATCACTAGTAACATAAGAAAGTAGTACACTTTTTGCTTTTCTCAACAAAAATATTGACCTCGCTGCAAACGAAAGTGATACCTTCTTATTCCTTGCAAAGTCCGTGATTTTTAGAAACCCGAAAATAATTCTGATGAAAAATACTGCGAATTTGCACTAAAGTATTATGCCTGTATGGTTAAGATTGGGATAAACTTTcaataaattctaaaaaaaaaaggtagtgcccaattattatttttttgcattgaCAAACCCTTAGACAattcagataaaaaaacaaaaaaggaggAGCAGTCCGTCCTAGACTGTATGAGTATACTGATATGGTCCGACCTTTCGCGTATGGTCAAACAGTAAGAGCATACACATCCGCGTACGGTCTAAATACTCGTATGGTTCGGAACAGCTACACAATATAATTTGCGAGTGAGTGCTTGAACTTCCAGTATTGTAATGATGAATCCGAGGCAAACGTGGGAGAGTGTTTGAGTGTGTGAAATAATATGTTTCATAATGAGTGTTtggcaatatttgaatatatacaaatatgtgtttatgtgtttgttttataatttgaatatgtTAACTACAATTAATTAAGGTCAAGATGGGCAACAACAGACAGTTCAAGGCCAGCCGAATCTACTTAACCAATCTGATCAGAAGAATGTGCAACAAGCGTTATATGTAGACCAATCATATCAACCCGTTCAACCAATGACTTATCAAGCTGGTCAACCACTTGTTTATCAAGCCGGACAACCAATAGTCAATACAGCTGGACAACCAATGGCAAATCAAGCTGGGCAGCCTGCTATTTACCAACCCGGACAACCAATTATGACTCAACCTGGTATGGTACCATTCGGCCAACAGATGATTGTTCAGAATCAATATGGACAGCCAGTCATTGTTCAAGGTGGTGTACCAATGATTATGCCTATGCCCATAGATCCCAACAGTCCAGCACAAAATGAACATCCCGTCAGTACTAAATGTCCACACTGTCAGACAGATATAACTACAGAAATAGAATATGTTGTAGGCTCGTGCACGTGGTTGTGGTGTATAATGATTGGTTCTATGGGGTAAGATTTTTTTGCATCacatataattcaaaataaaattgagaatggaaatggggactgtgtcaaagagacaacaacctgaccaaagaaaaaaacaacagcagatggtcaccaacaggtcttcaatgtagcgagaaattcccgcacccggaggcgtccctcAGCTTgccccctaaacaaatatatacaagttcagtgataatgaacgccatactaatttccaaattgtacacaagaaaccaaaattaaaataatacaagactaacaaaggccagaggctcctgacttgggacaggcgcaaaaatgcggcggggttaaacatgtttgtgagatctcaaccctcccctatacttctagccaatgtagaaaagtaaacgcataacaatacgtacattaaaattcagttcaagagaagtctgagtctgatgtcaaaagatgtaaccaaataaaataaacaaaatgacaataatacataaataacaacggactactagcagttaactgacatgccagctccagacttcaataaaactgactgaaagattatgatttcatcatatgaacatcaggcactatccttcccgttaggggttcaGTATCATAccttcataacatatatgagaagaacataacccgtgtcatgccaacaactcttttttgaataaatttgtttagttccgatgcaaagacccaataagtgaatcaatattaacgccaaaatatgcaatctttaatgacctgacaacagtatcgtaactatatcccttcttaataagtctattcaaaggttttgtttgtttctgaggtgaatactgacacctttgtgctttataaagaatatttccataaaaaattggatgtgaaatacctgaacgtataagaagtctgcatgttgagctatatttacgaatgatgtcattataccgatgataaaatttagtaaatgttttgactagtttgtgatatcgaaaacctggtgtaataatttttcagttatacattaatttctctcgttaaaatctaaaacattgttacatacacgagcgaatcgtacaagttgagatatataaacaccgtaagatggtgacaagggaacgtcaccatctaaaaatggataattaacgataggaaaagAATACTTTTTATAATCTATTTCAGTATTTGAGgtacaatgaatatttttaaaagagataAAATCTATTTTGGAGTATTAGTTTTACAGTCGCAAAAAACAGTATTTACTGCCTTGGCGTAAGCGTCGCAGACTAATTTAAGTCAGAAAAATAAGCGACACTCGCCATGATGTTTTAGAATACAATGCATTGATAATTCATTGCATACTTTATTTATGCGTTGTTATGAACAGTCGATCTAAACGAAATTAATCtacttttttcagttttatagTTTGCTGCTTCTTACCATTTTTGTGGAAAGGTTCCAAAGATGTTGTTCACACTTGTCCTAACTGTAAGAAAGAAGTGGGTAGATTCCTTCGACAACAAAGAAGTAATACCAGGGTTCATGCTGGAGGAGGACATTATCGCCGTCGACGTCGTAGACGACGATAAAGGAAAAGTTAGTCCTATCAAGCAAAATTATTACATTGCATGTATAGGATTCTTTGAATAAAAACTctttagtatttcgaaaaaaatcaaGTTGTGAACTGTTTATAAATGTAACCATATCAAgtatttttaatgttatctttactgggctggtgatgcAGCACTCGGGGAGGAAACCTTCGTCAGCAGAATCATCGACCCAGTggatgtaaataaatatatcatagataccaagatcgaaattttatacgccagatgtgtgtttcgtctacaaataaaggcaacagtgttataccactgttcgaaattcatcaGTCGCGATcgatttagaaaaacaaaacaaatccgggttacaaactaaagtTGAGGGaaacacaacaaatataaaaggagaactacgacacaacagaaacacaacgcCAAAATTGTAGTTTGTTTctgtaacacacatagaaacgaactataatataacaatgaccgttttcgtgacttggtacaggacatttaaaaaaataaaaatgattggttgaacctggttttgtggcaagccaaacctcccgctttatggcaatgttaaatataacaaagaccCAACGGTGCcgctcgaataaaaaagttaaaggctaaataaagtaagaagttgaagagtattctgtaaatttatttttaaaagaatatttagtACGGCAGTATTTATAcgtattatttgttttctgcttcccatacaaaaattaaaaaaacgttttcCTATTCATTACTAGAGCATTGATATCAAAAGTAGTcgtatatgttatattttattgaaaactaaacaaataaaggcaatattatttttgaatgtCTTGCGATTGTAGTCTTCAATATTCAGAAGGAATGTCAGGAAAATCTATGTAATGTACAATACACAGCTACTTTAGTACAAGTTAGTTCAAGTAATCTTGATGTACAGTTTTAAAGATGCATATTAAATGTACATCTGTAGATCTGTATATGAACTGTACAGCTGTAAAGTTGTATAAAGactgtacatctgtaaagctTTACATAGactgtacatctgtaaagctGTACATAGACTGTACATATGTGAAGCTGAACATAGactgtacatctgtaaagctgtatataaactaCGGGGCGGATCCATCCATTTTAAAAATGGGGAGGGGTTCCAACACAGGACAaaagggggtccaactatatgttcccATTCGAATCATCCCCCAgacccccctggatccgccactgaaactGTACATCTGTTGAGATGTACAAAAACTGTGCATCTGTAAAACTGTATATAAACCGTACATTTGTAAAGCTATATATAAACTGCAACTCtgtaaaaatgtacattaaCTGCACATTTTCAAATCTGTGTATAAGCTAAACATATAGATTCTACAACTGCATCTTGTGTGCTATGATATCTATCCACAGTTTAGATACACTTGTACAGatatacagtttatatacagctttacagCTGTACAGTTGATATACAGCTTTGCacatgtacagtttatatacagctttatagctgtacagtttatatacagctttacagatgtacagtttatatacacTTGTACAGATATACAGAGTATATATACagctttacagatgtacagtttatatacacTTGTACAGATATACAGAGTATATATACagctttacagatgtacagtttatatcCAGCTTTACAGCTGTACAGTTGATATAAAGCTTTGCacatgtacagtttatatacagctttacagCTGTACAGTTGATATACAGCTTTGCacatgtacagtttatatacagcttaACAGCTGTACCGTTTATACCAAGCTTTATAAATGTACATCAAGATTATTTGTAAAGTAGCTGAGTACAAGGCCAGTTTCTAAGCAAAGTAACATGTTGTAGATGCATATCTCCAAACCTATTGGATTTAAAAGAGTTTGCAGCTGCTGCTAAGATTTCGTCACCAGTGTATGAATAAagagttgatgaaccaggggtatgtcaaagagcGTAtcgtcattaaaaaaaaatccggaaaGTACCAAGACCTTTATAATAAATATCCACTATCAACAAATATACGATGGTCTTGATTATGGGTGCTGACTTTGTTTATCATCCTgataacgtgttatagtattcttttatttgtctttatgaatattatttttattgttaagtCTGTCTGTTTTATGTCATATCCCTTTGACGTGGCCCTGTACTTCTACATCCTGCTATTATGTTATGGTTGTATGGTAAAAagtttgtattcttgtctttctttttttggtaatttgatttgtctatatgccttttgtgtttcttttttaaatatgacggggctctgtacttatacatcccatatttgtgttattgtgctatggtacatttttgtattcctgtctttcatgtttgcTCATTTGATTTGTCTATATGCCTCTATGTGtctctttgttacatattttcttgttttaatagtaataatgttttataataactCAATGTTGACAAATGTACACCCTTTTTTGACTTTTTGACTTATTTTGTcgatttgttttgttcacacatcgttgtcgaTGTAATTGAATTTAATGCAAACGTCATACAAGTGACAGGTTCAgccagctataaaaccaggtttatttCACCATTCACATTTTAATGCTTGTACCcaatcagaaatatgacagttgttatccatttgtgtgttgtgtttgagcttttgattttgccatttagtTATGGAgcttccgttttgaattttccaaggagttcggtatttttgttcttACTTTCTAATGGTCacatcaacaaaaaatatgCAGAAAAGTTAAATTGTCTCTACCCTCGAAATCGATGTTGGGTTTGAAGTAAATGGACAAGAGTTAACTTTCTTATCTCAGTATTATTGTCCAGTTGCCTTTTTGTCTGCaggaaaaaacttttttttttatcgtaaaCCTTATAGAATAGTCCTAAGATGAATCAGACTTACTAACTGTATGTATAGATCAATAAGTAGGATGTATCGTCTAAAACTATCTACAACGTACAAGTTTCTGATTtcctcttttatttttaatggttGATAAagatatgtaaatttttaatagCACTTTACGGTTATTCCCTTCATGAGATTACAATGTTAGACACTGTCTAGATTTAAGACTCTGTAAAGGTCTACAAACAGGAGTTATGCCCGAAGATATTTGGAATGTAACTATTTctttgaataaataaaggcaacagtagtataccgctgttcaaaactcataaatccatggacaaaaaacaaaatcggggtaacaaacttaaactgtAGTAGTAGAGAAGTGAAATTTAATGTCAAATGCATTTTAAGAAAACGTTGGTTTAGGacatgtataaaataacaaacttaggcaaaacaataaaaaataatatattcgCTGAGAAGGGTAAAATGTCTATGAAAattgcatatattttataaaacccAAAACCCTAACTTTACCCCTTTTTAACCCTAAccataaaaaacaaaagcacATATATGATTGATAAGTATGTCTATTATATCCGATCCCTCAAGTTTTATGGAAGAAGAGACATTTAATATGGAAAGAAGATCGAAAAAGCATTAAGGCTGAAAGAAATGTATGGTGAGAAAGTTGAGGTTTGTGCATGCAGTCGCATATAAGACGGTTGGGGAATTTGATTCCACATCGAAATGTAAAGATTGCCATCTATGGAATGAAATATTCGGGAGAGTAAACTTTGTTATTGCTATGATTTAACATATTCATCACATCATGAGTACTGATTAAAAGGGGAAATACGAAAATATTTATTAGAAGTTGTTAAAACAGTCAACTGCTAACCAAACAAGtagttattatataaaaattgagaatttgAATGGGGGAATGCGTCAAAAACACAACAACCCGACgaaagaacagaaaacagtcCAAGGCCACCAACACAATGAGAAAATATCGCACATGGTGGCAAGATTGAACTGGCTgctaaacaaaatgtatatttaaaagaagaaaaaatgaagtcaaaaaagaataaatacatttgttgCAAAAGTTAAGTAATTAAAAATGCCGGTCTTTAAAGGTACTATAGAAAAAACGATAAGGACGAGATAACAATAATAACAGAGGCAAAACAACATGTATTAAAAGGGGTAAGCAGGTTACCTAAAAATCAACTGTTGAATCAAGTTAGTGAAACGTTTAAGAAAGATAAAGAGTTTATGAATTTAAGGTACATGAACAAACGAAAGCTGGAAAAAATTAATTGACTACCAGGAAAATAACATCGGATGCTGAAATGGATATCCAGACCTTTCTTTAGACATCACGAGAACAAAAAGGAGGACGATAATCGATTAAAGGGGCTAAAAATAATGTGGTGTTACACtgctttttgtaaaaattatttagCCCATAATAAAGATGGCGATAAGAAAGATGGAGACCAGAATCCGGGAAATCAAATCAAAAAGACCGGGGGAAAATTTACTGAGCAGACATAAAAAAAGAGTgatttgattttaaagaaaattataaacatgaacCTTAATATCAACAACTACATGCCATTATTATGTCCGGCTGGCAGTATGAAGACCTACCGATATGGATAATTGTTATCAATGTAAACTGACTGTTTAAATGGGCAATACTATCAGTCGTACATCATAATTAAGGAGGTTGACCAACAGTGTACAGATAGGGTGACCCAGTGCTACCAAAGATGTGGATCATGTAGTTCATAGAGAGAGTAGTAGGAtaccttgaaggcataaaactttgcttagtgctctgagcacaaaaatcatgctccaaacatgaaatccagcaatttgattgtcTGATTTTCGAGTcttgagtacaaaaatcatgctcgaaagttttatgaccgtgaggcctGGCGAGTGTATTATAACCATTCGCGACTGCTTCAATAGTAATAAATGAATACCTGGTATTCAATGGCTAAAAAAACTCACAAAAGGTGAACTTTATCAaacaatattcaagaaaataccAAGTCCATAAGTACGAAGCATTCTTGAAAAGTTCATCAGGtgcttaaaaatgaaaaacatcgAAACACAAGATACGTTTGTCCATTAGgattaaatttgtcttttgataAAAGGACGACGCCTGAAAAACGGCAGCACGGATACAGATCTAGTATCCCTTGCAAACAGTGGTATCATGTATCTCTTCAAAAgcatcggaaataaactgaTGGGTCAGCAGATTGAATACCTTAATGATCTATGTATACCTAGTACTAGTACTATCTTGGGGTTGTTTACTTATCCCGAAAACTTTGGCAAATTGCGAGGTCTCAACCAATTG comes from the Mytilus trossulus isolate FHL-02 chromosome 3, PNRI_Mtr1.1.1.hap1, whole genome shotgun sequence genome and includes:
- the LOC134709541 gene encoding lipopolysaccharide-induced tumor necrosis factor-alpha factor homolog — encoded protein: MSTLQQSAGQDGQQQTVQGQPNLLNQSDQKNVQQALYVDQSYQPVQPMTYQAGQPLVYQAGQPIVNTAGQPMANQAGQPAIYQPGQPIMTQPGMVPFGQQMIVQNQYGQPVIVQGGVPMIMPMPIDPNSPAQNEHPVSTKCPHCQTDITTEIEYVVGSCTWLWCIMIGSMGFIVCCFLPFLWKGSKDVVHTCPNCKKEVGRFLRQQRSNTRVHAGGGHYRRRRRRRR